A stretch of Pseudoclavibacter chungangensis DNA encodes these proteins:
- a CDS encoding phosphodiester glycosidase family protein: protein MNAIGTTGFVNMNEPDRRPADTPSPSAATPPQESASSPRASRGPTRRQVLGAVLATTVLAVGGGAAWAADRFLIPHVDVGDASAYEAAQLDANGGTVDDAAPSGTSTVSISTVVTGSGDEQVTAFVADVVLGAATDLRSAFADDAFGRNIVQTTSEIAAANDAVFAINGDYYGFRETGIVVRNGVAYRDAGARAGLAFYRDGRVEVYDETATNAQALVDAGVWNTLSFGPALLENGEVLAGIDDVEVDTNVGNHSIQGAQPRTAVGVLGTNHLALVVVDGRSPGYSAGLTMSGLAEFMRDLGATTAYNIDGGGSSTMVSNGSLVNDPLGKGEERGTSDILYIAA from the coding sequence ATGAACGCCATCGGTACAACCGGTTTCGTGAACATGAACGAACCCGACCGTCGTCCGGCGGACACGCCGTCGCCGTCGGCAGCGACCCCGCCGCAGGAATCGGCCTCGTCGCCACGTGCCTCCCGGGGGCCGACCCGGCGACAGGTGCTCGGTGCGGTCCTCGCGACCACCGTGCTCGCGGTCGGCGGCGGCGCGGCCTGGGCCGCCGACCGCTTCCTCATCCCCCACGTCGACGTCGGGGACGCGAGCGCGTACGAGGCCGCCCAGCTCGACGCGAACGGTGGCACGGTCGACGACGCCGCACCGAGCGGGACGTCGACCGTCTCGATCTCGACCGTCGTCACGGGGTCGGGCGACGAACAGGTCACGGCCTTCGTGGCCGACGTCGTGCTCGGCGCCGCGACCGATCTGCGATCCGCGTTCGCCGACGACGCGTTCGGACGCAACATCGTGCAGACGACGTCGGAGATCGCGGCCGCGAACGATGCCGTGTTCGCGATCAACGGCGACTACTACGGCTTCCGGGAGACGGGCATCGTCGTGCGCAACGGTGTCGCCTACCGCGACGCCGGTGCCCGGGCGGGACTCGCGTTCTACCGCGACGGCCGCGTCGAGGTCTACGACGAGACCGCGACGAACGCGCAGGCGCTCGTCGACGCGGGCGTCTGGAACACCCTCTCGTTCGGACCGGCGCTCCTCGAGAACGGCGAGGTGCTCGCCGGGATCGACGACGTCGAGGTCGACACGAACGTCGGCAACCACTCCATCCAGGGCGCGCAACCCCGCACCGCGGTGGGCGTGCTCGGCACGAACCACCTCGCGCTCGTCGTCGTCGACGGACGCAGTCCGGGGTACAGCGCGGGCCTCACGATGAGCGGCCTCGCCGAGTTCATGCGTGATCTCGGCGCGACGACCGCGTACAACATCGATGGCGGCGGCTCCTCGACTATGGTCTCGAACGGCTCGCTCGTCAACGACCCGCTCGGCAAGGGCGAGGAGCGCGGCACCTCCGACATCCTGTACATCGCGGCATAG
- a CDS encoding DUF4956 domain-containing protein, with amino-acid sequence MYLLVPAFRPTHRLPALVRAVRAAEPALDVLVVDDGSGPAFADVFEAARDAGAEVVTTAVNHGKGCALKTGFATIAERAPGAAVVTADADGQHAPEDIRRVAHRLDEGDADIVLGARAFGRGTPLRSRIGNAVACVLVRAVGRVRASDMQTGLRGFDPALPDWLVGVPGERFEYELRVLLEAGRRGLRTAEVPIETIYLDENAGSHFRPLTDSVRVLAPLLAYLGSSLAGFVVDVVLLELVMSATASLALAVVAARLVSGSVNFVLNRRLVFRDARTPLGRAIGGYVALATVLLAANWLLLTWLTGLGIALLLAKVLTEAMLLVAGFAVQRFGIFRAPTTRIHAHADRGTRCAAPTRHAATHPRARGPGARSPAGSTRTSLTPRRTIPDPPTTRRKQPSVNTLLLLGADLVAIAVLTYGLFLHRHHRRDLAGAFVGVNIGVFAVAAVLGSTDVGLGVGLGLFGVLSIIRLRSSEISQRGVAYYFAALALGLVAGLTTSAPLVQLALMALIVVASYVADHPALSKRSRHQVLVLDEAITDEDVLRSRVEQLLGARVRQFTVLQTDFVTDTTRVDVRVQLPRRDEPAPDGTEKVKAPGAARRESSSARDEGMRMPQPTRVRP; translated from the coding sequence GTGTATCTTCTCGTCCCCGCATTCCGCCCCACGCACCGGCTGCCGGCACTCGTCCGCGCCGTCCGGGCCGCCGAGCCGGCGCTCGATGTCCTCGTCGTCGACGACGGCTCGGGCCCCGCGTTCGCGGACGTCTTCGAGGCCGCCCGTGACGCGGGCGCCGAGGTCGTCACGACGGCCGTCAACCACGGAAAGGGGTGCGCGCTCAAGACGGGATTCGCGACGATCGCCGAACGCGCACCGGGCGCCGCCGTCGTGACCGCCGACGCCGACGGACAGCACGCGCCCGAGGACATCCGTCGGGTCGCGCACCGACTCGACGAGGGCGATGCGGACATCGTGCTCGGCGCGCGCGCATTCGGACGCGGCACGCCGCTGCGCTCACGCATCGGGAACGCCGTCGCGTGCGTGCTCGTCCGAGCCGTCGGCCGGGTGCGGGCGAGCGACATGCAGACGGGGCTGCGCGGTTTCGATCCGGCCCTGCCCGACTGGCTCGTGGGCGTGCCCGGGGAGCGTTTCGAGTACGAGCTGCGCGTCCTGCTCGAGGCCGGTCGGCGCGGCCTTCGCACCGCCGAGGTGCCCATCGAGACGATCTACCTCGACGAGAACGCCGGATCCCACTTCCGCCCCCTCACCGACTCGGTCCGCGTGCTCGCGCCCCTGCTCGCCTACCTCGGCTCGTCCCTCGCCGGCTTCGTCGTCGACGTCGTGCTGCTCGAACTCGTCATGTCGGCCACGGCATCACTCGCCCTCGCCGTCGTCGCGGCACGCCTCGTGAGCGGCAGTGTCAACTTCGTCCTCAACCGTCGGCTCGTGTTCCGCGATGCGCGGACGCCCCTCGGCCGTGCGATCGGAGGCTACGTCGCGCTCGCGACCGTGCTGCTCGCGGCCAATTGGCTCCTGCTCACGTGGCTCACGGGGCTCGGCATCGCACTCCTGCTCGCGAAGGTCCTCACCGAGGCGATGCTCCTCGTCGCCGGATTCGCGGTCCAGCGCTTCGGCATCTTCCGTGCACCCACGACACGCATCCACGCGCACGCGGACCGGGGGACAAGGTGTGCCGCGCCGACTCGCCACGCCGCCACGCATCCACGCGCACGCGGACCGGGGGCCCGGTCCCCCGCCGGTTCGACGCGCACATCGCTCACGCCGCGGCGCACGATCCCCGATCCTCCGACCACTCGAAGAAAGCAACCATCCGTGAACACGCTCCTGCTCCTCGGCGCCGACCTCGTCGCGATCGCCGTCCTCACATACGGACTCTTCCTGCACCGCCATCATCGACGCGACCTCGCGGGCGCGTTCGTCGGCGTGAACATCGGCGTCTTCGCCGTCGCCGCCGTCCTCGGCTCGACCGATGTCGGGCTCGGCGTCGGCCTCGGACTGTTCGGCGTGCTGTCGATCATCCGGCTCCGTTCCTCGGAGATCTCGCAGCGCGGGGTCGCCTACTATTTCGCGGCGCTCGCGCTCGGGCTCGTCGCCGGCCTCACGACGTCCGCCCCGCTCGTCCAACTCGCGCTCATGGCCCTCATCGTCGTCGCGAGCTACGTCGCCGATCACCCTGCGCTGTCGAAGCGGTCACGCCACCAGGTGCTCGTGCTCGACGAAGCGATCACCGACGAGGACGTCCTGCGCTCTCGCGTCGAACAGTTGCTCGGCGCTCGTGTGCGCCAGTTCACGGTGCTGCAGACCGACTTCGTGACCGACACGACCCGCGTCGACGTGCGCGTGCAACTGCCTCGGCGCGATGAACCGGCGCCGGACGGGACCGAGAAGGTGAAGGCACCCGGCGCCGCTCGACGGGAGTCGTCGAGCGCTCGCGACGAGGGCATGCGGATGCCGCAGCCGACGCGGGTACGCCCATGA
- a CDS encoding polyphosphate polymerase domain-containing protein codes for MIRTADAPRPLGAARFAPVSLDVLQDRAPLLTRTDRKYVVPIDELEALVRALPADTRVLDIGGRSAFRYDSIYFDTPELRSFHSGALGRRRRFKIRSRRYLDSGDTFLEVKTKGLRGCTVKERLPVAPSAFGTLDGDGLDFIDRALRELRLPPARELELRPTLRSRYLRTTLLTDDGTGRATIDTALEWSLPDGRSLRPVTTSIVESKTAGPAGSIDRALWRLHRRPCAISKYTTGLAALDDHLPGNRWHRLLTGPLAARPPR; via the coding sequence ATGATCCGCACGGCCGATGCACCTCGCCCGCTCGGCGCGGCACGGTTCGCTCCCGTCTCGCTCGACGTCCTGCAGGACCGGGCGCCCCTCCTCACCCGGACCGACCGGAAGTACGTCGTACCGATCGACGAACTCGAGGCGCTCGTCCGCGCGCTCCCGGCCGACACGCGGGTTCTGGACATCGGGGGCCGGAGCGCCTTCCGCTACGACTCGATCTACTTCGACACCCCCGAGCTGCGCAGCTTCCACAGCGGTGCACTCGGACGACGACGACGATTCAAGATCCGCTCGCGCCGCTACCTCGACTCCGGGGACACGTTCCTCGAGGTGAAGACGAAGGGACTCCGGGGCTGCACCGTGAAGGAGCGTCTACCGGTTGCGCCGAGCGCGTTCGGCACGCTCGACGGGGACGGGCTCGACTTCATCGACCGGGCGCTCCGCGAACTCCGCCTGCCGCCCGCTCGCGAACTCGAACTGCGCCCGACCCTCCGCTCGCGCTACCTCCGCACGACGCTCCTCACGGACGACGGGACCGGCCGCGCGACGATCGACACCGCACTCGAATGGTCGCTCCCGGACGGGCGTTCGCTCCGGCCCGTCACGACGAGCATCGTCGAGTCGAAGACGGCCGGACCGGCGGGGTCGATCGACCGCGCCCTCTGGCGTCTCCATCGACGCCCCTGTGCCATCAGCAAGTACACGACGGGACTCGCCGCGCTCGACGACCACCTCCCCGGCAATCGCTGGCACCGGCTCCTGACGGGGCCGCTCGCGGCTCGCCCGCCCCGATGA